From a region of the Castanea sativa cultivar Marrone di Chiusa Pesio chromosome 10, ASM4071231v1 genome:
- the LOC142611676 gene encoding tryptophan synthase alpha chain-like, with translation MAIAFKSPTTSFFQLKKNNPETHSFLRFSTQRFATPARRFTPMSAISTVPTVGLSETFTRLKKQGKVAFIPYITAGDPDLSTTAEALKVLDSCGSDIIELGVPYSDPLADGPVIQAAATRSLARGTNYNAIISMLKEVIPQLSSPIALFSYYNPILKRGVEQFMSAIKDVGVHGLVVPDVPLEETEILRREASKHGIELVLLTTPTTPTERMKAIVEAAEGFVYLVSSIGVTGARASVSDRVPTLLQDIKAATTKPVAVGFGISKPEHVKQVVGWGADGVIVGSAMVKLLNEAKSPEEGLKELEVFTKSLKAALE, from the exons ATGGCTATTGCTTTCAAGTCACCAACAACAAGCTTCTTTCAATTGAAGAAGAACAACCCAGAAACCCATTCTTTTCTCCGCTTTTCCACTCAGAGATTTGCTACCCCAGCTAGAAGATTCACTCCAATGTCTGCTATCAGCACTGTCCCTACTGTTGGGCTCTCTGAGACTTTCACAAGATTGAAAAAACAAGGCAAA GTGGCATTTATTCCATACATCACAGCCGGTGATCCAGACCTTTCAACCACAGCAGAAGCATTGAAGGTGCTTGACTCTTGTGGATCGGACATAATTGAGCTGGGTGTGCCATACTCTGATCCTTTGGCTGATGGTCCAGTTATCCAG GCTGCAGCTACGCGTTCCTTGGCAAGAGGAACCAATTACAATGCAATTATTTCTATGCTGAAGGAG GTGATTCCACAACTATCTTCTCCAATCgcattattttcatattacaACCCAATTCTCAAGCGTGGTGTTGAGCAGTTCATGTCTGCTATAAAGGACGTAGGAGTACATG GGCTTGTGGTTCCAGACGTTCCTCTAGAGGAGACTGAAATTCTGAGAAGGGAAGCTTCAAAGCATGGAATTGAATTG GTACTGCTCACTACACCCACTACTCCAACAGAACGAATGAAAGCCATTGTTGAAGCAGCAGAAGGATTTGTGTACCTT GTAAGCTCAATTGGGGTCACTGGTGCGCGTGCATCTGTGAGTGATAGAGTTCCAACTCTTCTTCAGGATATTAAAGCG GCAACTACCAAACCCGTAGCAGTTGGCTTTGGCATATCAAAACCTGAGCATGTAAAACAG GTAGTTGGATGGGGAGCTGATGGTGTGATCGTTGGGAGTGCCATGGTGAAGCTACTGAATGAAGCAAAATCCCCCGAGGAAGGTTTGAAGGAACTAGAAGTTTTCACCAAATCCCTAAAAGCTGCGCTTGAATGA
- the LOC142613801 gene encoding light-inducible protein CPRF2 isoform X2 has product MNRVFPGDEIADSFWSGTGGNINSGPMTRSESEWALMNFVEQCTESEIPPPETPAAAIAADVVSPVESSSSKPDEFDELLHLPSNPFPMAAVDSDEYRALLKSKLALACAAVAQRGSNSKPEETGNVAETPAKRPNPSQLGSEPNALPPLQRRSEPQVIQATSGSSRDDSDDDEFEGDLEITENMDPADAKRARRMLSNRESARRSRRRKQAQMSELETQVGHLRVEHSTLSKRLSEMENKCGTSGSDNRILKAEIESMRAQVKMAEEQIKRVTGLHPLLLAMANIPGAGMPFVNNSPVHASTNASLPMPPNLNHNQFFHQPPVPTVGNSAPHPQRLDNSFTTDPLIPLMGNQHKDIGGSRVAEMSSVQHTTGVQQVQKQISPNTGSDGAMPGWDNELSRAVANNNQQNKY; this is encoded by the exons ATGAATAGAGTTTTTCCGGGCGACGAAATCGCCGATTCCTTCTGGTCCGGCACCGGCGGCAATATCAATTCGGGTCCGATGACCCGGAGCGAATCCGAGTGGGCGTTGATGAACTTTGTCGAGCAGTGCACGGAGTCAGAGATTCCTCCTCCGGAGACTCCTGCTGCGGCGATCGCTGCCGACGTGGTTTCGCCGGTGGAATCGTCCTCGTCGAAACCAGACGAATTCGACGAACTCCTTCATCTGCCGTCGAATCCATTTCCGATGGCTGCCGTTGATTCCGATGAGTACCGCGCACTTCTCAAAAGCAAGCTCGCCCTCGCTTGCGCCGCCGTGGCTCAAAga GGATCGAATTCAAAGCCTGAAGAAACTGGTAATGTAGCGGAGACTCCAGCAAAGCGGCCAAATCCGTCTCAATTGGGATCTGAACCTAATG CATTACCTCCTTTGCAAAGAAGATCGGAACCTCAAGTCATACAAGCAACTAGTGGATCATCAAGAGATGATTCAGATGATGATGAATTTGAGGGAGATTTGGAGATTACTGAGAACATGGATCCTGCTGATGCAAAGCGTGCCCGGAG GATGCTGTCAAATCGAGAATCAGCTAGACGCTCAAGACGAAGAAAACAAGCACAGATGAGTGAACTTGAGACACAG GTTGGTCATCTTAGGGTTGAACACTCTACGTTATCAAAGCGTCTCTCTGAGATGGAAAATAAGTGTGGCACATCTGGTTCTGACAACAGAATTTTAAAAGCTGAAATTGAGTCAATGAGAGCACAG GTGAAGATGGCTGAAGAACAAATTAAGCGAGTGACAGGGCTCCACCCACTTTTGCTAGCGATGGCTAACATACCTGGTGCAGGAATGCCATTTGTCAACAATAGCCCGGTACATGCATCTACAAATGCTTCTTTACCCATGCCACCAAACCTCAACCACAACCAATTCTTTCACCAGCCGCCGGTTCCTACAGTTGGCAATAGTGCTCCACATCCCCAGAGACTAGACAATAGTTTTACCACTGACCCATTAATCCCTCTTATGGGAAACCAACATAAAGATATTGGGGGAAGCAGAGTCGCTGAAATGTCCTCTGTGCAGCACACAACTGGCGTGCAACAAGTGCAAAAGCAGATTTCCCCAAACACTGGTTCGGATGGGGCCATGCCTGGTTGGGACAATGAGCTTTCTCGTGCAGTTGCAAACAATAACCAGCAGAATAAGTATTAG
- the LOC142613801 gene encoding light-inducible protein CPRF2 isoform X1 → MNRVFPGDEIADSFWSGTGGNINSGPMTRSESEWALMNFVEQCTESEIPPPETPAAAIAADVVSPVESSSSKPDEFDELLHLPSNPFPMAAVDSDEYRALLKSKLALACAAVAQRGSNSKPEETGNVAETPAKRPNPSQLGSEPNGIGHGFPMVQIEADDGPLGNPALPPLQRRSEPQVIQATSGSSRDDSDDDEFEGDLEITENMDPADAKRARRMLSNRESARRSRRRKQAQMSELETQVGHLRVEHSTLSKRLSEMENKCGTSGSDNRILKAEIESMRAQVKMAEEQIKRVTGLHPLLLAMANIPGAGMPFVNNSPVHASTNASLPMPPNLNHNQFFHQPPVPTVGNSAPHPQRLDNSFTTDPLIPLMGNQHKDIGGSRVAEMSSVQHTTGVQQVQKQISPNTGSDGAMPGWDNELSRAVANNNQQNKY, encoded by the exons ATGAATAGAGTTTTTCCGGGCGACGAAATCGCCGATTCCTTCTGGTCCGGCACCGGCGGCAATATCAATTCGGGTCCGATGACCCGGAGCGAATCCGAGTGGGCGTTGATGAACTTTGTCGAGCAGTGCACGGAGTCAGAGATTCCTCCTCCGGAGACTCCTGCTGCGGCGATCGCTGCCGACGTGGTTTCGCCGGTGGAATCGTCCTCGTCGAAACCAGACGAATTCGACGAACTCCTTCATCTGCCGTCGAATCCATTTCCGATGGCTGCCGTTGATTCCGATGAGTACCGCGCACTTCTCAAAAGCAAGCTCGCCCTCGCTTGCGCCGCCGTGGCTCAAAga GGATCGAATTCAAAGCCTGAAGAAACTGGTAATGTAGCGGAGACTCCAGCAAAGCGGCCAAATCCGTCTCAATTGGGATCTGAACCTAATG GTATTGGTCATGGTTTCCCTATGGTACAAATTGAGGCTGATGATGGACCTCTTGGAAATCCAGCATTACCTCCTTTGCAAAGAAGATCGGAACCTCAAGTCATACAAGCAACTAGTGGATCATCAAGAGATGATTCAGATGATGATGAATTTGAGGGAGATTTGGAGATTACTGAGAACATGGATCCTGCTGATGCAAAGCGTGCCCGGAG GATGCTGTCAAATCGAGAATCAGCTAGACGCTCAAGACGAAGAAAACAAGCACAGATGAGTGAACTTGAGACACAG GTTGGTCATCTTAGGGTTGAACACTCTACGTTATCAAAGCGTCTCTCTGAGATGGAAAATAAGTGTGGCACATCTGGTTCTGACAACAGAATTTTAAAAGCTGAAATTGAGTCAATGAGAGCACAG GTGAAGATGGCTGAAGAACAAATTAAGCGAGTGACAGGGCTCCACCCACTTTTGCTAGCGATGGCTAACATACCTGGTGCAGGAATGCCATTTGTCAACAATAGCCCGGTACATGCATCTACAAATGCTTCTTTACCCATGCCACCAAACCTCAACCACAACCAATTCTTTCACCAGCCGCCGGTTCCTACAGTTGGCAATAGTGCTCCACATCCCCAGAGACTAGACAATAGTTTTACCACTGACCCATTAATCCCTCTTATGGGAAACCAACATAAAGATATTGGGGGAAGCAGAGTCGCTGAAATGTCCTCTGTGCAGCACACAACTGGCGTGCAACAAGTGCAAAAGCAGATTTCCCCAAACACTGGTTCGGATGGGGCCATGCCTGGTTGGGACAATGAGCTTTCTCGTGCAGTTGCAAACAATAACCAGCAGAATAAGTATTAG